One region of Juglans microcarpa x Juglans regia isolate MS1-56 chromosome 7S, Jm3101_v1.0, whole genome shotgun sequence genomic DNA includes:
- the LOC121240823 gene encoding uncharacterized protein LOC121240823: MVVEDVKCKWCKVEEEDINHALLYCSSFKEVLEVHLSFLQDFQAHLDVLQILAHLVRRNKQGEIEKLFLCAWGLWYRRNQFLYEEKNLKPAEVLDNALSGYSEYQSALENQQQGCKPHCGWQLPPTGVMKLNTDGAIFHDFCRSGAGMVL, from the coding sequence ATGGTGGTGGAAGATGTTAAATGCAAATGGTGCAAGGTGGAAGAAGAGGATATTAATCATGCTCTTCTATACTGCTCAAGTTTCAAAGAAGTTCTAGAGGTACATCTCAGTTTTTTGCAAGattttcaagctcatcttgatgTTTTGCAAATCTTGGCTCACTTGGTCAGAAGGAATAAACAAGGAGAAATTGAGAAACTGTTCCTTTGTGCTTGGGGACTatggtatagaagaaatcaatttCTCTATGAGGAGAAAAACTTAAAACCAGCAGAAGTCTTGGATAATGCTTTGTCAGGTTATAGTGAATATCAATCTGCATTAGAGAATCAACAGCAAGGATGCAAACCTCATTGTGGTTGGCAACTCCCACCTACAGGAGTAATGAAGTTAAATACAGATGGTGCTATTTTCCATGACTTTTGTAGATCAGGTGCAGGCATGGTTCTTTGA